Genomic window (Paraglaciecola psychrophila 170):
TTTTAAACCCATTTTTTCAAGAATAATATATGACGCGATATTGGTTTTTTCTGTCGAAGCGATTATTGCCTTAACCTTTTCTTGCTTTGCGGCCCAATTAAGCATGCCTTGAACGGCTTCTGTCATATACCCTTTTCCCTGGTGCTGATTATATGTTCCGCAGCCAATTTCATTTTCCCCTTGTTCATTAGGCTCCCCTTGAAAACAAACATTAGCTACTGATCTATTCTCGTTCTTATTAATGACTGTCCATAAAGTAGAAAATAGGTAGTTATTATTCTCGTTTTTCAAGCTCGGCATTATAGACTGCTGTAGCGCTTCTTTTAATAATTCTGAAAGCACCATTGATGAATCATTGAGTTTTAATTCAGTTTCTAGAGATTGATCGTTTTTAATGAATTTCAGCATGTGCTGATTGGTATTAAAGGTTTTAAAATTAATCTACGGGTTTCTATCACGTTAACTATCCATTACCTTAGGCTTAGTATTAATGAGTAAACTCATACCAAGCACATTTGGTGCAGGCGGTGTCTGCTGAAGATCCTTTACTGAATCAGTATCCAATTACTACAGATTAGAACCGCATCACTAGGCAATAACCTAGTATCAACATTATTAAGCTCGATGTTTAACAACTGACAACGTTATTTCATCGCCTTCAAAGAAGAGTCCCAAGACATGCTTAATGTTACACGTTTAATTTCATATCAGCTAAATATCGAGTTTTACGATTAACCAAATCGTTTTTATTCAAATCACATCTTTCATCTTGTCAACTAAACTACGCTAGAACTTTAACTCTCTGGCCTAATTCCTAATTGTTTTATTTGGGGAGAATAAGTCATGAAAATCCACGTCTTCTGTATATGAGTTTGTGCTTACAGTGGATACGGGGATTAACTGAATCATCTAAATAATAGACGATTCACTACGATCTAGTATGGAGTAACAAAAAATGAATAAACAACATGTATTCTTAAAATCAACCATAGCTGGCTTGGTCAGTATAGTTTTAATGACAGGCAGTGCTGTTGCTGAAACTGCTGAAATGACTAAACCTAAAGGTGCTGTGGGAACAGGAAATGTTAAAGAAGGTCAGCCAAAATCCAATCAATTTTGGTGGCCAGATCTACTAGATTTATCTGCTCTTAGAAATCAGGATGCTAAGTCGAATCCTTATGGCGCTGAGTTTGATTATGCCAAGGCATTTAGTAAGCTTGATTTAGACGCAGCAAAAAAAGATATAGATACTTTACTTACCACGTCACAAGACTGGTGGCCCTCTGATTATGGTAATTACGGGCCATTTTTTATTCGTATGACCTGGCATAGTGCAGGTACCTACCGCACCTTGGATGGTCGTGGTGGTGCCGGTGGTGCTCAGCAACGATTTGAGCCACTGAACAGCTGGCCAGATAACGGCAACCTAGACAAAGCAAGACGTCTTTTATGGCCCATCAAGCAAAAATATGGTGAAGCACTTTCATGGTCTGATTTGATCGTACTGGCGGGTAATGTTGCCCTAGATAATATGGGCTTTCAAACCTATGGTTTTGCTGGTGGCCGCGCCGATGACTGGGAGCCTGATTTAGTTTATTGGGGGCCAGAAATAGAAATGCTTGCCAGTGATCGTGAAGATCGAGACGGTAAATTACAGCGGCCATTGGGTGCCACACATATGGGCTTGATTTATGTGAACCCAGAAGGTCCAAAAGGTGTACCTGACCCAATAGGATCGGCTAAAAATATCCGTACGACATTTGCGCGTATGGCTATGAATGATGAAGAAACATTGGCACTTATTGCCGGGGGTCATACATTCGGGAAAATGCACGGTGCACGTAAACCTGCTGAATGTTTAGGGCCGGAGCCAGCAGCAGCAGGCGTCGAAGAACAAGGTTTTGGTTGGAAAAATAAATGTGGTAAGGGACATTCAGAAGATACGACTACCAGTGGACTGGAAGGTGCATGGACCCAAGCTCCCACACGTTGGACATCTTTGTATCTAAGTAATTTGTTGAACTTTGAATGGAAACAAACTCGCAGCCCTGCCGGTGCCATTCAGTGGATACCCACTGATGCGTCTATGCAAAACGTGGTACCTGATGCACATATTAAAGGAAAATTTCACGCACCTGTTATGACTACCGCTGATTTGGCGTTGAAGTTTGACCCAGAGTACAAAAAAATTGCTGAGAGGTTTTTAGCAGATCCTGAAGAGTATCGCTTAGCTTTTGCAAAAGCGTGGTACAAACTCACTCACAGAGATATGGGACCACCACGTAATTTTCTTGGTAAAGACGTGCCAAAAGATATTCATATTTGGCAAGATCCTATATCACCAGATAGCCAATCAAATATTGATGCTGACGCTGTGAAAGAGCTTAAAGCTAAGATCTTGGATTCGGGACTGACAACCGCAGAACTAGTTCGCGTGGCGTGGGCTTCTGCCGCAAGTTATCGTGACTCAGATATGCGTGGTGGTGCTAATGGAGCGCGGATCGCTCTTGTTCCACAAAAGGATTGGGAAGTGAATAATCCGGCTGAAGTGGCAAAAGTATTGAAAGTCTTAAAAGACATTCAAGATGATGCCTCTAGTGGTTTGTTTAACAGTGACAAAGTGTCGTTAGCTGATTTGATTGTATTGGGCGG
Coding sequences:
- a CDS encoding GNAT family N-acetyltransferase; the encoded protein is MLKFIKNDQSLETELKLNDSSMVLSELLKEALQQSIMPSLKNENNNYLFSTLWTVINKNENRSVANVCFQGEPNEQGENEIGCGTYNQHQGKGYMTEAVQGMLNWAAKQEKVKAIIASTEKTNIASYIILEKMGLKKPVNLRSNLIGVCCWLDLSWQTDVILNSITLPKPPQHEG
- the katG gene encoding catalase/peroxidase HPI, which produces MNKQHVFLKSTIAGLVSIVLMTGSAVAETAEMTKPKGAVGTGNVKEGQPKSNQFWWPDLLDLSALRNQDAKSNPYGAEFDYAKAFSKLDLDAAKKDIDTLLTTSQDWWPSDYGNYGPFFIRMTWHSAGTYRTLDGRGGAGGAQQRFEPLNSWPDNGNLDKARRLLWPIKQKYGEALSWSDLIVLAGNVALDNMGFQTYGFAGGRADDWEPDLVYWGPEIEMLASDREDRDGKLQRPLGATHMGLIYVNPEGPKGVPDPIGSAKNIRTTFARMAMNDEETLALIAGGHTFGKMHGARKPAECLGPEPAAAGVEEQGFGWKNKCGKGHSEDTTTSGLEGAWTQAPTRWTSLYLSNLLNFEWKQTRSPAGAIQWIPTDASMQNVVPDAHIKGKFHAPVMTTADLALKFDPEYKKIAERFLADPEEYRLAFAKAWYKLTHRDMGPPRNFLGKDVPKDIHIWQDPISPDSQSNIDADAVKELKAKILDSGLTTAELVRVAWASAASYRDSDMRGGANGARIALVPQKDWEVNNPAEVAKVLKVLKDIQDDASSGLFNSDKVSLADLIVLGGAASIEKAAKDAGFDVTVPFTPGRGDATQAQTDENAFSLLELSSDGFRNYFKSSDSYKSPTEMLVDKADQLNLTVPEMTVLVGGLRVLNANYSQAAHGVLTDKPGTLSNDFFVNLLDMSTMWKKAKTDGVYDGVDRKTGQAKWTATSVDLIFGSSSELRAVAEVYAYDTSKQKFVDDFVRAWAKVMNLDR